In one window of Sandaracinaceae bacterium DNA:
- a CDS encoding ABC transporter ATP-binding protein, which yields MSIPETRDDARSDAPSIRAVQLTKWYGQVTALQDVSLHLGPGVWGLLGPNGSGKTTFLRLAAGQLRPSLGSVRVCGDAPFANPNVLRRIGLCPEADAMYDELTALEHVSTLAELSGYPAKEAKERAAHALSVFGLTDAMERRVGGYSRGMRQRTKLAQAIVHEPDVLILDEPLTGTDPRSRAVILEALRARAEAGAVVLFSTHVLHEVEALTDRVMLIARGQLVAQGEVGEIRDLLHEHPHHIHVRCERPREFASLVLRADASIASVELHPDAVTFRTGTPDQTYTQVAEVALANGHPIESITSPDATLEALFHYLVERGSAGAGTGADAAVGSAKVVAP from the coding sequence GTGAGCATACCCGAGACGAGAGACGACGCGCGCAGCGACGCCCCCAGCATCCGCGCCGTGCAGCTGACCAAGTGGTACGGGCAGGTCACCGCCTTACAGGACGTGTCCCTGCACCTCGGGCCTGGCGTCTGGGGCCTGCTCGGTCCCAACGGCTCGGGCAAGACCACGTTCCTGCGCCTCGCCGCCGGACAGCTGCGCCCCAGCCTCGGCAGCGTACGCGTGTGCGGCGACGCCCCGTTCGCCAACCCGAACGTGCTGCGCCGCATCGGCCTGTGCCCCGAAGCCGACGCCATGTACGACGAGCTGACCGCGCTGGAGCACGTCTCGACCCTGGCCGAGCTCAGCGGCTACCCCGCCAAGGAGGCGAAGGAGCGCGCCGCGCACGCCCTCTCCGTCTTCGGTCTGACCGACGCCATGGAGCGCCGCGTGGGCGGCTACAGCCGCGGCATGCGCCAGCGCACCAAGCTGGCTCAGGCCATCGTGCACGAGCCGGACGTGCTCATCCTCGACGAGCCGCTGACCGGCACCGACCCACGCAGCCGGGCGGTCATCCTCGAGGCGCTGCGCGCGCGCGCGGAGGCCGGCGCCGTGGTGCTCTTCTCGACACACGTGCTGCACGAGGTGGAGGCGCTGACCGACCGCGTGATGCTCATCGCCCGCGGCCAGCTGGTAGCGCAAGGTGAGGTCGGCGAGATCCGCGACCTCTTGCACGAGCACCCGCACCACATCCACGTGCGGTGCGAGCGCCCCCGCGAGTTCGCGAGCCTCGTGCTGCGCGCCGATGCCTCCATCGCCAGCGTGGAGCTGCACCCCGACGCCGTGACGTTCCGCACCGGAACGCCAGACCAGACGTACACGCAGGTAGCCGAGGTGGCGCTGGCGAACGGCCACCCCATCGAGAGCATCACCAGCCCCGACGCCACGCTGGAGGCGCTCTTCCACTACCTCGTCGAGCGCGGCTCTGCTGGTGCAGGGACGGGCGCGGACGCCGCCGTGGGCAGCGCGAAGGTGGTGGCCCCATGA
- a CDS encoding ABC transporter permease, whose protein sequence is MSSATSKATAHGDGAPPARRVPPAPSLGASIAVHARLQVLRLRRSAKLKLAVGATLPMVAAVALSANLGDDAVGALRGGYKFALFLLLGYLLPFLFASGAISEEVESRTFTYLASRPASRLGMVVGKWLTATLFSAALLGGAAVLMHISSLATSPTVFVDELGLLGRTLGAVLLLSAGYSALTMCFGALVPPAAGIVGGLYLAIFEFIMGEMGPGYLPLLTMHHHALLLSGTDSGLEPVVELPIAFALMAGFTLVWLALTAVAVVPREFREGSG, encoded by the coding sequence GTGAGCAGCGCGACCTCGAAGGCCACCGCGCACGGCGACGGCGCTCCACCCGCCCGACGCGTGCCCCCCGCACCATCGCTCGGCGCGTCCATCGCCGTGCACGCGCGCTTGCAGGTGTTGCGCCTGCGCCGCTCGGCCAAGCTCAAGCTCGCCGTGGGCGCCACGCTGCCCATGGTCGCGGCGGTGGCGCTCTCCGCCAACCTGGGCGACGACGCCGTGGGCGCGCTGCGTGGCGGCTACAAGTTCGCGCTGTTTCTGCTGCTGGGCTACCTGCTGCCGTTCCTGTTCGCGTCGGGCGCCATCTCGGAGGAGGTCGAGTCGCGCACGTTCACGTACCTCGCCTCGCGCCCCGCCAGCCGCCTGGGCATGGTCGTGGGCAAGTGGCTCACCGCCACCCTGTTCTCGGCGGCCCTCCTGGGCGGCGCCGCCGTGCTCATGCACATCAGCTCGTTGGCCACCTCCCCCACGGTCTTCGTGGACGAGCTCGGCCTGCTGGGTCGCACGCTGGGGGCCGTGCTGCTGCTCTCCGCCGGCTACAGCGCGCTGACCATGTGCTTCGGGGCGCTCGTGCCGCCTGCCGCGGGCATCGTGGGCGGGCTCTACCTGGCCATCTTCGAGTTCATCATGGGCGAGATGGGGCCCGGCTACCTCCCGCTGCTCACCATGCACCATCACGCGCTGTTGCTGAGCGGGACGGACAGCGGCCTCGAGCCGGTCGTGGAGCTCCCCATCGCGTTCGCCCTGATGGCGGGCTTCACGCTCGTCTGGCTGGCGCTGACGGCCGTCGCCGTGGTCCCGCGCGAGTTCCGCGAGGGGTCGGGCTGA
- a CDS encoding glycosyltransferase — MRITFVHKSANFSGGNRVVATYAERLQARGHEVCVVSGPDPRPRPLRGLLNKVRGHRYQVGDGRSWLDALPVEHRVLERARPVRAADLPDADVVVATWWETAEAVAALPPRKGAKAYFIQGVEWTIDDMPVERVKQTWRLPLHKIVIAEFMAQLAREEFGDDDLSLVPNAIDAALFHAPPRERNAVPTVGFMEVGPLAIKGGDITRAALRLAKEREPALRALCFGRSAPPPERALSSWVEFHTSPSPEALRSLYASCDVFVHASRAEGFGLPLLEAMACRTPVAATPAGAAPELLPSGGGVLVPHEDPAALADALLQLATLPAAEWRARSDAACARATGYTMDDATERMEAALERAAEKTGTQAHARAAARSDRGPAPALAERLRALAPAASPGPQDTHTRATHTRATHTRATHTRDTHTRDTHTRGQRLPAPDTRTQHAPSPGHAASTYVASSVLARAAALALRDTLTGPGGAPHSSVPRDGFVPEDTVSAGAAELLAALTHPATVAAIEDATGTGRLLLDPHRREQGLFVAGADAPRRSFTQRRHDPPLTRRSTLVLALEDTTLSISHGASLAGRTERLARHTLRAGDALLVSAGLDQLLHTGGLRAVLVPLYQAELTVDPFPRRSERTLPTLSATTTRQVAQTAAEHARVLRAHQRRVVAQLHELLLGHH; from the coding sequence ATGCGCATCACCTTCGTCCACAAGTCGGCCAACTTCTCCGGGGGCAACCGCGTGGTCGCCACCTACGCGGAGCGCCTGCAGGCACGCGGACACGAGGTGTGTGTAGTCAGCGGCCCGGACCCTCGGCCGCGACCCTTGCGTGGGCTGCTCAACAAGGTACGCGGGCATCGCTATCAGGTGGGTGACGGCCGTAGCTGGCTCGACGCGCTGCCCGTCGAGCACCGGGTGCTGGAGCGCGCCCGACCCGTGCGCGCCGCCGATCTACCCGACGCTGACGTGGTCGTGGCCACGTGGTGGGAGACCGCCGAGGCCGTAGCCGCGCTTCCTCCACGCAAGGGCGCGAAGGCCTACTTCATCCAAGGCGTCGAGTGGACCATCGACGACATGCCAGTCGAGCGCGTCAAGCAGACCTGGCGTCTGCCGCTGCACAAGATCGTGATCGCGGAGTTCATGGCGCAGCTGGCCCGCGAGGAATTCGGCGACGACGACCTCTCGCTCGTCCCGAACGCCATCGACGCCGCGCTGTTCCACGCGCCGCCGCGCGAACGCAACGCCGTGCCGACCGTCGGCTTCATGGAGGTTGGGCCGCTCGCCATCAAGGGCGGCGACATCACGCGCGCCGCGCTGCGGCTCGCCAAGGAGCGAGAGCCCGCGCTACGCGCGCTGTGCTTCGGCCGCAGCGCCCCACCGCCGGAGCGCGCGTTGTCGAGCTGGGTCGAGTTCCACACGTCGCCCAGCCCCGAGGCGCTGCGGTCGCTGTACGCGAGCTGCGACGTGTTCGTGCACGCGTCTCGCGCCGAGGGCTTCGGGCTGCCGCTGCTCGAGGCCATGGCCTGCCGCACGCCCGTGGCCGCCACCCCGGCGGGCGCCGCACCCGAGCTCCTGCCGAGCGGCGGAGGTGTGTTGGTGCCGCACGAAGATCCCGCCGCGCTGGCCGACGCCCTCCTACAGCTCGCCACGCTGCCCGCGGCCGAGTGGCGCGCGCGGTCGGACGCTGCCTGTGCGCGCGCCACCGGCTACACCATGGACGACGCCACGGAGCGCATGGAGGCCGCGCTGGAGCGCGCCGCCGAGAAGACCGGGACCCAAGCGCACGCACGAGCCGCCGCTCGGTCGGACCGTGGCCCGGCCCCCGCTCTCGCGGAACGCCTACGGGCGCTCGCCCCCGCGGCAAGCCCTGGACCCCAGGACACCCACACGCGGGCCACCCACACGCGGGCCACCCACACGCGGGCCACCCACACGAGGGACACCCACACGCGGGACACCCACACGCGGGGGCAGCGCCTCCCTGCGCCCGACACCCGCACGCAGCACGCGCCCTCACCCGGCCACGCCGCGTCCACCTACGTCGCCAGCAGCGTCTTGGCCCGCGCCGCGGCCCTCGCCCTACGCGACACGCTCACCGGGCCCGGCGGGGCCCCGCATTCTAGCGTCCCGCGCGATGGCTTCGTGCCAGAGGACACGGTGTCCGCGGGCGCCGCCGAGCTGCTGGCAGCGCTGACACACCCGGCGACGGTCGCCGCCATCGAGGACGCCACGGGCACGGGGCGCCTGTTGCTGGACCCCCACCGACGCGAGCAGGGGTTGTTCGTCGCCGGCGCCGACGCGCCCCGGCGCAGCTTCACCCAACGGCGACACGACCCGCCCCTCACGCGTCGCTCCACGCTGGTGCTGGCGCTCGAAGACACGACGCTGAGCATCTCTCATGGCGCCTCGCTCGCAGGCCGCACGGAACGCCTGGCGCGACACACACTCCGTGCGGGCGACGCGCTGCTCGTCTCCGCGGGCCTCGACCAGCTGCTCCACACCGGGGGGCTCCGAGCGGTGCTCGTGCCCCTCTATCAGGCCGAGCTGACCGTGGACCCGTTCCCCCGGCGCAGCGAGCGCACCCTGCCTACGCTCAGCGCCACCACCACGCGGCAGGTCGCGCAGACGGCCGCCGAGCACGCCCGCGTCTTGCGTGCCCATCAGCGCCGCGTCGTGGCACAGCTTCACGAGCTGCTGCTCGGCCACCACTGA
- a CDS encoding zinc ribbon domain-containing protein, giving the protein MDQPPQPPPDFSAQPAAPAAPASDAAAAGRKFPCPSCGAPEMAWDAAAQALKCPYCGHVHPIAAQEGSHDIVEHDLQAGLTMATARGFGATTRTIKCNTCGATVAFGGQSVSTRCDFCGSPHVLEQESNRNLIRPESMLPFAVEQARARSMFSEWIGGLWFRPSDLKKKASVGEINGVYIPYWTFDAWVNSSWTAQAGTDYQEQETYWGRDANGNNVQMTRTVTKTHWRPAWGSRQDHHDDVLVCASRGLPESLVQSLRGFTLGQLRPYDPGFLSGWRAEEYAVDLNEGWGKAVKHIESEQRSRCHNDVRADRVQNLNVVNQFGSEKFKHILLPIWIASYRYNDKTFRFLINGQNGELRGEAPYSWVKIFFFILFLVFVVMTIYTVSQAL; this is encoded by the coding sequence ATGGACCAGCCGCCCCAGCCGCCTCCCGACTTCAGCGCCCAGCCTGCGGCGCCGGCCGCGCCTGCGTCGGACGCAGCGGCGGCCGGGCGCAAGTTCCCGTGTCCTTCGTGCGGCGCCCCCGAGATGGCGTGGGACGCGGCGGCGCAGGCGTTGAAGTGCCCCTACTGCGGCCACGTGCATCCGATCGCGGCGCAGGAGGGCTCGCACGACATCGTCGAGCACGACCTTCAGGCTGGGCTCACCATGGCCACCGCGCGTGGCTTCGGCGCGACGACCCGCACCATCAAGTGCAACACCTGCGGCGCGACCGTGGCCTTCGGCGGTCAGAGCGTCAGCACCCGCTGCGACTTCTGCGGCTCCCCGCACGTGCTGGAGCAGGAGAGCAACCGCAACCTCATCCGGCCCGAGTCCATGCTGCCCTTCGCCGTGGAGCAGGCGCGCGCGCGCAGCATGTTCTCCGAGTGGATTGGTGGCCTGTGGTTCCGCCCCAGCGACCTGAAGAAGAAGGCCAGCGTCGGCGAGATCAACGGCGTCTACATCCCGTACTGGACCTTCGACGCTTGGGTCAACTCGAGCTGGACGGCACAGGCTGGAACCGACTACCAGGAGCAGGAAACCTACTGGGGCAGGGACGCCAACGGCAACAACGTGCAGATGACGCGCACGGTCACGAAGACCCACTGGCGACCAGCCTGGGGCTCGCGGCAGGACCACCACGACGACGTGCTCGTCTGCGCCAGCCGCGGCCTCCCGGAGAGCCTGGTGCAGTCGCTGCGGGGCTTCACGCTGGGGCAGCTGCGCCCCTACGATCCGGGGTTCCTCTCGGGGTGGCGCGCGGAAGAGTACGCCGTGGACCTCAACGAGGGATGGGGGAAGGCGGTGAAGCACATCGAGAGCGAGCAGCGCAGCCGCTGCCACAACGACGTGCGGGCCGATCGCGTGCAGAACCTCAACGTGGTGAACCAGTTCGGCAGCGAGAAGTTCAAGCACATCCTCTTGCCCATCTGGATCGCGTCGTACCGCTACAACGACAAGACCTTCCGCTTCTTGATCAACGGACAGAACGGCGAGCTGCGCGGCGAGGCGCCCTACAGCTGGGTGAAGATCTTCTTCTTCATCCTGTTCCTCGTGTTCGTGGTCATGACCATCTACACGGTCTCACAGGCGCTCTGA
- a CDS encoding oligosaccharide flippase family protein, with product MSATVTDAPSAPAPVSADERPLEGRAERGALWVVLGYGGAQVIRLVGNLILTRLLFEEAFGIMALMSTVLQGLELFSDVGIGPSLIQNEREDPAFVNTAWTLQVARGVAIWAVACALAVPFATFYEEPQLAWLLPIVSATALVAGFNSTKLFTLNRQLDVRRIEISLIVAQVAGLVTMVAWAIVDRSVLALVAGALVTCLVRMVLTHTYLPGLRNGFAWEPGAARELVRFGRWIFVSTLLTFLAGQADRLVFGRLVPLDRLGVYYIGVVIATIPSEALSRLSMQIIFPVYARVRERDGHFRAVFETIRTPLLILAGWAFAGLVAGGPTAVDLLYDDRYQDAGWAVQVLAAGGWVLVLGNTYGAALLASDLPRGVAAGSFAKVLAMAVLIPAGFYVGEARHPGLGFPGAVLGYAVAEAVRYAVCAYACRELQLTGLRGDARLSLVVALTGGLGAFLEAGLRALELHVVLRSAVIALVITLAWAPLGSPLLRDRLAQRRARRAAHTEPPRAEA from the coding sequence ATGAGTGCGACCGTCACCGACGCGCCCAGCGCGCCCGCGCCCGTGTCCGCCGACGAGCGCCCCCTCGAGGGCCGCGCCGAGCGTGGCGCGCTGTGGGTGGTGCTCGGCTATGGCGGCGCGCAGGTCATCCGGCTGGTCGGAAACCTGATCCTGACGCGCCTGCTGTTCGAGGAGGCCTTCGGCATCATGGCGCTGATGTCCACCGTGCTGCAGGGCCTCGAGCTGTTCAGCGACGTGGGCATCGGCCCCAGCCTCATCCAGAACGAGCGCGAGGACCCGGCCTTCGTGAACACGGCCTGGACGCTGCAGGTGGCGCGTGGAGTCGCCATCTGGGCGGTGGCCTGCGCGTTGGCCGTGCCGTTCGCCACGTTCTACGAGGAGCCTCAGCTCGCGTGGTTGCTGCCCATCGTGTCGGCCACCGCGCTCGTCGCTGGCTTCAATTCCACCAAGCTGTTCACGCTCAACCGGCAGCTGGACGTCCGGCGCATCGAGATCTCGCTCATCGTCGCCCAGGTGGCGGGGCTGGTGACGATGGTGGCCTGGGCGATAGTCGATCGCTCCGTGCTGGCCCTGGTGGCGGGCGCGCTGGTCACGTGCCTGGTGCGCATGGTGCTCACGCACACCTACCTGCCGGGCCTGCGCAACGGCTTCGCGTGGGAGCCGGGCGCCGCGCGCGAGCTGGTGCGTTTCGGCCGTTGGATCTTCGTCAGCACGCTGCTGACGTTCCTCGCCGGGCAGGCAGATCGGCTCGTGTTCGGGCGGCTGGTGCCCCTCGATCGGCTGGGCGTCTACTACATCGGAGTGGTCATCGCGACCATCCCGAGCGAAGCGCTCAGTCGCCTGTCGATGCAGATCATCTTCCCCGTGTATGCCCGCGTCCGCGAGCGCGACGGTCACTTCCGCGCCGTCTTCGAGACCATCCGCACGCCGCTGCTCATCCTCGCGGGCTGGGCGTTCGCGGGGCTCGTCGCAGGCGGCCCCACGGCCGTGGACCTGCTCTACGACGACCGCTACCAAGACGCGGGCTGGGCCGTGCAAGTGCTCGCCGCGGGCGGCTGGGTGCTGGTCTTGGGCAACACGTACGGCGCGGCGCTGTTGGCGTCCGACCTCCCGCGCGGCGTGGCGGCGGGCTCGTTCGCGAAGGTGCTCGCCATGGCGGTGCTCATCCCCGCAGGCTTCTACGTGGGTGAGGCGCGTCACCCTGGGCTCGGGTTCCCCGGCGCAGTGCTCGGGTACGCCGTGGCCGAAGCGGTGCGCTACGCGGTGTGCGCCTATGCGTGCCGCGAGCTGCAGCTCACCGGCCTGCGCGGTGACGCGCGCCTCTCGCTGGTCGTCGCGCTCACCGGAGGCCTCGGGGCGTTCCTCGAAGCCGGGCTGCGCGCGCTCGAGCTGCACGTCGTCCTCCGCTCGGCCGTCATCGCGCTGGTCATCACACTGGCATGGGCGCCCCTCGGCTCGCCCCTGCTGCGCGACCGGCTGGCCCAGCGCCGCGCCCGTCGCGCGGCCCACACCGAGCCCCCCAGAGCGGAGGCCTAG
- a CDS encoding adenylate/guanylate cyclase domain-containing protein, which yields MTNLDLLKGSDARLWDLIEQRTKPDADTDAIDQRIWDLFGERWAIMFTDLSGFSRATAKFGVTHFLQIIHEKKKMLLPIVAAHDGILLKVEADSFLLIFRRPERALQCAIEMQRRCQLTNERRLPEEQIILCLGIGYGDVLRVGDHDVWGREVNAASKLGEDTAKANEILVTGAAHQELGNVIGVRYELLHETIPGSDVNYRCLYL from the coding sequence ATGACCAACTTGGACCTCCTCAAGGGCAGCGACGCGCGCCTCTGGGACCTGATCGAACAGCGCACCAAGCCGGACGCCGACACGGACGCCATCGATCAGCGCATCTGGGACCTGTTCGGCGAGCGCTGGGCCATCATGTTCACGGACCTGAGCGGCTTCTCGCGCGCGACGGCCAAGTTCGGGGTCACCCACTTCCTGCAGATCATCCACGAGAAGAAGAAGATGCTGCTGCCCATCGTGGCGGCACACGACGGCATCCTGCTCAAGGTCGAGGCCGACAGCTTCCTGCTGATCTTCCGCCGACCGGAGCGCGCGCTGCAGTGCGCCATCGAGATGCAGCGGCGCTGCCAGCTGACCAACGAGCGCCGCTTGCCCGAAGAACAGATCATCCTGTGTCTGGGCATCGGCTACGGCGACGTGCTACGCGTGGGCGACCACGACGTGTGGGGTCGCGAGGTCAACGCGGCCAGCAAGCTGGGAGAGGACACCGCCAAGGCGAACGAGATCCTCGTCACCGGCGCCGCGCACCAAGAGCTCGGCAACGTCATCGGCGTGCGCTACGAGCTCCTCCACGAGACCATCCCCGGATCCGACGTCAACTACCGCTGCCTGTACCTCTGA
- a CDS encoding polyhydroxyalkanoic acid system family protein, producing MMHLERRYACSDEEALTRLHALTDYWRRKHGLSADWTGNACHVYGKVKGVKFDARVTVTAGQVRADVDAGFLAEKLGGRKYVEGKLDDYLDPAHSVAELQARA from the coding sequence ATGATGCACCTCGAACGCCGCTACGCCTGCTCCGACGAAGAAGCCCTCACGCGCCTGCACGCGCTGACCGACTACTGGCGCCGCAAGCACGGGCTCAGCGCGGACTGGACGGGCAACGCCTGCCACGTGTACGGCAAGGTCAAGGGGGTGAAGTTCGACGCGCGCGTGACGGTCACCGCAGGCCAGGTGCGCGCCGACGTGGACGCAGGCTTCCTCGCCGAGAAGCTCGGTGGGCGCAAGTACGTCGAGGGCAAGCTGGACGACTACCTCGACCCCGCGCACAGCGTCGCCGAGCTGCAGGCCCGCGCCTGA
- a CDS encoding response regulator, producing MTIEERASYEILPVGVALLDRHGTILSANRCLRSMAGEGAEELAGTKLDGLVKHASLSLVLEGLLLGERQEATFDATLRRGRGGELGVRVLVSRADAPSADETTPSVGASQSPDAPTPASDDAEPAFVAVFARDEERRVAERALRSSLALQQATFDAAADGFLVTDADEVALTCNRQMMAMWRLDPRHAASWERLLRTPAIVDQVLDPEGFLRDLESLAQTPEATFSRRLELTEGRVFEFQATPRVASGRIDGRVFAFRDITERVRAQAELLASREALLQAQKMDAVGRLAGGVAHDFNNLLTVITSYAHFLRRGTASAVRADDALDEISAAAHRAAELTRQLLAFSRKQVLVARVLDLNELVRDLVRMLSRLLGDHVELTTHLAEDLWRVRADRAQLDQVVMNLVVNARDAMPRGGVVTIRTANVDVTPGACGAPREAKAGPHVVLTVRDSGQGMDDATLARVFDPFFTTKEAGHGTGLGLATVYGVVSQSGGFMTVQSTVGEGSTFSMYLPRVDAPTDRVSHENLNDPLEGHERVLLVEDSVPVRKIAQKALEHYGYQVTVASDSEDAVRLLERGALDFDVVVTDVAMPRMDGRTLVEHLRRLRADLRVLFVSGYTETAVVDPSGRDERTRFLAKPFTPEGLARALRRLLAED from the coding sequence ATGACCATCGAGGAACGCGCGAGCTACGAGATTCTGCCGGTCGGGGTGGCCTTGCTCGACCGCCATGGCACGATCCTCAGCGCCAACCGCTGCTTGCGGAGCATGGCCGGCGAGGGGGCGGAGGAGCTCGCGGGCACGAAGCTCGACGGTCTGGTCAAGCACGCTTCGCTGTCGCTCGTGCTCGAGGGGCTGCTGCTCGGCGAGCGGCAGGAGGCCACGTTCGACGCCACGCTCCGGCGGGGGCGGGGCGGCGAGCTCGGCGTACGGGTGCTGGTGTCCCGGGCCGACGCGCCTTCTGCGGACGAGACGACGCCCAGTGTTGGGGCGTCCCAGAGTCCGGATGCCCCGACCCCTGCGTCCGACGACGCGGAGCCCGCGTTCGTGGCCGTGTTCGCGCGCGACGAGGAGCGACGCGTCGCCGAGCGCGCGCTGCGCAGCTCACTGGCGCTGCAACAAGCCACGTTCGACGCGGCGGCAGACGGTTTCCTGGTGACGGACGCCGACGAGGTCGCGCTCACCTGCAACCGCCAGATGATGGCCATGTGGCGCCTCGACCCACGGCACGCCGCGTCTTGGGAGCGCCTCCTGCGCACGCCCGCCATCGTGGACCAGGTGCTCGATCCCGAGGGGTTCTTGCGGGACCTCGAGTCGTTGGCGCAGACCCCCGAGGCCACCTTCTCCCGACGCCTCGAGCTGACGGAGGGGCGCGTCTTCGAGTTCCAGGCGACACCGCGCGTGGCATCAGGTCGCATCGACGGACGCGTGTTCGCGTTCCGCGACATCACGGAGCGGGTGCGCGCCCAGGCCGAGCTGTTGGCCAGCCGGGAGGCGCTACTACAGGCGCAGAAGATGGACGCCGTGGGGCGCTTGGCGGGCGGGGTGGCGCACGACTTCAACAACCTGCTGACCGTGATCACGTCCTACGCGCACTTCCTACGGCGCGGCACGGCCAGCGCGGTGCGGGCGGACGACGCGCTCGACGAGATCAGCGCCGCGGCCCATCGCGCCGCCGAGCTGACCCGTCAGCTCTTGGCGTTCAGCCGCAAGCAGGTGCTGGTGGCGCGGGTGCTGGACCTCAACGAGCTGGTGCGCGACCTGGTCCGCATGCTGAGCCGCTTGCTCGGCGACCACGTCGAGCTCACCACGCACCTCGCCGAAGACCTGTGGCGCGTGCGGGCAGACCGCGCGCAGCTCGATCAGGTCGTGATGAACCTGGTCGTCAACGCGCGCGACGCGATGCCCAGGGGGGGCGTGGTCACCATCCGGACCGCCAACGTCGACGTCACGCCCGGGGCCTGCGGCGCGCCTCGCGAAGCGAAGGCCGGTCCGCACGTCGTGCTCACGGTGCGCGACTCGGGGCAAGGCATGGACGACGCCACGTTGGCGCGCGTCTTCGACCCCTTCTTCACCACCAAGGAAGCCGGCCATGGCACCGGACTGGGCCTGGCGACCGTGTACGGCGTGGTCAGCCAGAGTGGCGGCTTCATGACCGTGCAGTCGACGGTCGGGGAGGGCTCGACGTTCTCCATGTACCTCCCGCGCGTCGACGCGCCCACGGATCGGGTGTCGCACGAGAACCTGAACGACCCGCTCGAGGGGCACGAGCGCGTGCTGCTCGTCGAGGACTCGGTGCCGGTGCGCAAGATCGCCCAGAAGGCCCTCGAGCACTACGGCTACCAGGTGACGGTGGCCAGCGACTCGGAGGACGCCGTGCGCCTGCTCGAGCGCGGCGCGCTCGACTTCGACGTGGTCGTCACGGACGTCGCGATGCCGAGGATGGACGGGCGCACGTTGGTGGAGCACCTGCGCCGCCTCCGCGCCGACCTGCGCGTGCTGTTCGTGTCGGGCTACACGGAGACCGCGGTGGTGGACCCGAGCGGGCGGGACGAGCGCACGCGCTTCTTGGCCAAGCCGTTCACGCCCGAGGGGCTGGCGCGCGCCCTGCGACGACTGTTGGCTGAAGACTGA
- a CDS encoding glycosyltransferase family 4 protein, with protein MRVAYLVNQYPKVSHTFIRRELQALELQGVEVLRYSVRRVAEPLTDQADRDEAERTRVILDGGPQGLAAAMARVAAKRPAGFARASAMAARVGVGSERGVVIHGAYLGEASVLLEWLEEAGVDHVHAHFGTNSTTVAMLVAALGGPGYSFHVHGPEEFDKPAAIALGEKVERSRFVCAISHFGCSQLYRQVSYAHWPKVHVVRCGVEPAFLSGDGRDYPTAPRLVSVGRLSEQKGQILLIEALGQLAREGAVFELVLVGDGEMRADIEAAIAQHGLTQRVHITGWASGPEVREHLLAARAMVLPSFAEGLPVVIMEALGLGRPVLSTYVAGIPELVVPGRNGWLVPAGSVPHLVSALRDVLATPTDTLAAMGAAGREAVLARHDVRVTAHSLAELLYAHVPGATSSAARAPSAHGTDVSTAEPM; from the coding sequence ATGCGCGTCGCCTACCTGGTCAATCAATACCCGAAGGTCAGCCACACCTTCATCCGGCGCGAGCTGCAGGCGCTGGAACTGCAGGGCGTCGAGGTGCTGCGCTACTCGGTGCGCCGCGTGGCCGAGCCCCTGACGGACCAGGCCGATCGCGACGAGGCCGAGCGTACGCGGGTCATCCTGGACGGTGGTCCGCAGGGGCTGGCGGCGGCCATGGCGCGCGTCGCGGCCAAGCGACCGGCGGGGTTCGCCCGCGCATCCGCAATGGCGGCGCGTGTAGGCGTCGGCTCGGAGCGGGGTGTGGTCATCCACGGCGCCTACCTGGGTGAGGCCAGCGTGCTGCTGGAGTGGCTGGAGGAGGCAGGCGTCGACCATGTGCACGCGCACTTCGGCACCAACTCGACGACGGTCGCGATGCTGGTCGCGGCGCTGGGTGGCCCCGGCTACAGCTTCCATGTCCACGGGCCCGAGGAGTTCGACAAGCCTGCGGCCATCGCGCTGGGTGAAAAGGTGGAGCGTAGCCGCTTCGTGTGCGCCATCAGCCACTTCGGCTGCAGCCAGCTGTACCGCCAGGTGAGCTACGCGCACTGGCCCAAGGTCCACGTCGTGCGCTGCGGCGTGGAGCCCGCGTTCCTCAGCGGCGACGGCCGTGACTACCCCACGGCCCCGCGCTTGGTGAGCGTCGGGCGCCTCAGCGAGCAAAAGGGGCAGATCCTCCTGATCGAGGCGCTCGGGCAGCTCGCGCGCGAGGGCGCGGTCTTCGAGCTGGTCCTGGTGGGCGACGGAGAGATGCGCGCCGACATCGAGGCCGCCATCGCGCAGCACGGGCTCACGCAGCGCGTCCACATCACCGGCTGGGCGAGCGGACCCGAGGTGCGCGAACACCTGCTCGCCGCACGCGCCATGGTGCTGCCCAGCTTCGCGGAGGGTCTGCCCGTCGTCATCATGGAGGCCCTGGGGCTCGGGCGGCCCGTGCTCTCCACCTACGTGGCCGGCATCCCGGAGCTGGTCGTCCCGGGTCGCAACGGCTGGCTGGTCCCCGCGGGCAGCGTGCCCCACCTGGTGTCCGCGCTGCGCGACGTGCTCGCCACCCCCACGGACACCCTGGCCGCCATGGGCGCCGCCGGTCGTGAGGCGGTGCTGGCGCGACACGACGTGCGGGTCACGGCGCACAGCCTGGCCGAGCTGCTGTACGCGCACGTCCCAGGCGCCACGTCGTCCGCGGCACGCGCCCCCTCCGCCCACGGCACGGACGTGTCCACGGCCGAGCCGATGTAG